ATGCAGGTATTTGATGCGCCAAACAAGATCTCCTTGTCTTTTGAATAGAGGATAATGCGAAACTGCATGTGATAGGAAATCCTTCCAGACATTGCTGAGAAAAGAGGAAGCTCAGAAGATAGGAAAGTTGTTATCTCTAAACAGCCTAGTTATGTGTATTTGTTTGAGCTATATTGAGTCAACGGTTGAGGAATGCCGGATATTACGTAAGGTCACGAAAATTGCCGTCATAATGGGTCAACTATAGTTATTTATCATGTCATTTCTATTACAACTACAGGCTCCTGGTTGCACTGATAGTAGTTTTACGTAAATGGAAAAGTACCGAACGTTTGCTGCTTTTCACCTCTGAAGTTGCACTCTCTGagtataaaaatatcaacaatatgTCGAGAATTCGccttttaaagaatcttaaaaattaAGTCTAAGGATAGATTAAGTACAAGGTATTGCATTCCGCCATTATAGGTAACGGAACTACGGCTGACCTAAGCTTGACTGATTTCGCAAACGGTAGTAAGCCGCTAATTTATCGTGGTGGGGTTACTAAAATGATTGTCATTaaggttttttctatgatttaatgtagtgagcttgtttttgaccttgtgtAACCCACTTATTTTTGGCAAAACCAGTCATTACCCGTCATACACAGGTCATAGCACTTCCGTTGCCTCAAGAGACATACCTTATATTTGAATGATATACCAATACCTAAAATTTTAACATGATTTATAAAAGGGATTCTCTTACAGTAAATCAACTTTCTGAATACAGGGAGTACtggtgcacgtattaaaaccaacaaGCAGTAGCTACAGGCCAATATAGGAGtaatcagtgccaagcctagttatacaTATTATCGGCATGATCtgtttcagtgattttcagtgggagttatggcctttgatcTGTCGTATTTTACCTTTTCCTGGCAACTGCTCAGGTATCGCCAGgatgaattacaccaaacttcacaacaCTGTTCAATGCCAAGCCtatagttgtgcatatcatgggcatgttccagttcagtgtttttagcagagttatggcccttgatttatcaaattttgtaattgtttagCCTGTTATGGACAAGATATTTATCTGTAATTTGAATAACAGAAGGCATGCAAACAGGACAAATGCtctctgaaaatgtttttttaaagaagaatttTGCGTATGATATTTccacatttatttttcaagtagtaGAGCTTTggtacatgtatttaccctttCAGGGGCGCCAGCGTTCACATCACGAAAGATTAaagtttgcatgtaagcaggtttctcagtaTCTACATGGccgaatgctttcaaacttcacgcGTTTCTTTGGTATCGAGACATGACCTCCCGTGACAAGTTGCATACCTCTAGCTTTTATATTGTCAAACTTAAAccattttaaacttagaattaCAGGTTAAAGTTTGCATCTTAGAAGGCTTCTCAGAAGCTACTTGGCCAAGTGTTTTGAATCTTAacacatgtctttggcatcatgaggtGACCTCCAAGGACAAGTTACAatactctagcttttattttgtcaaaattatgctccattttaaaacagaaattttgtgacagtttgttTTAAGATTCTCCACACGTCTTTGGCATCATGGGATGACTTCAcatggcaagtttcataactctggcataCATTTTAGCAATATTTtgtcctttttatacgcccgaaggaacgtattatgttatgacgccggtgtccgtctatCTGTCCGTTGCAATTTCGTatccgctctttaactcttgaacgccttgaaggatttcgaagaaactcgacacaaatgttcatcacatcaagatgacgtgcagagcgcattctttggatggctcgcttcagggtcaaagtcacacttaggggtcaaaggtcatatgactttgttcatgctctgtaactcttgaactgattgaaggattttaaagaaacttggcacaaatgtttaccacatcgagacgacttgcagagcgcatgtttctgATGTCTCGCTTcaaagttaaggtcacacttggggtcaaaggtcatactttCGAGCGTATATTGCTTCGCATTATGGTGCTCTTGTTTCTTCTTAGAACATTTTTCTAAAGCTGGTATTAGGTGAAATGGCTTCAAATAATCGAGCCCGCTGTcatcggacagctcttgtttttggaTCCGATATACTGTCTTAGCTTCCCGCAATGCTTAAAAATTGtgtcatattgttttatttaacacaaaattatgaaaatgtcgttATATAACTACTATTTCCTTGATAATGATAGTGGACAATTGTTCTAAGCTAGCATATAATATTTCCTTAAATTCCGGACTGACTATTGGACTCAACAaattttctaactccacactttGTTCAATTATtgacatatttcaatgaaaatctGACACACTAGTAAATGATTAGTTTAATATAAGAAAtttactttaatattaaatataatataacaacaataacaatcgGACGTAAATTCAATGAGCAATGATTTTCACCAACTATGTTACATTCTTCTAGAGATTGCCTCATTGAAAGACAAGATGGGCACCAACCTTGAAAACAAGCACCACTTCTCATGTGCTGTGTACTTGACTAGCCGTCAATATATCAGATGACAGAGAAAGAGGCAATTCCCGTTGCAGTTTGTGACATCCCTATTGTCAGTAAATATcccagtttattttttttaaaagttgtagACAACTCGATATCTAATCAACAcagaattttgtataaaatgtaaagatGTAATGCTCAAAAGATTACAAACAAATTGACAACCCATATTAGGGATTTGTAAAATGTATGTAGTGTTTATTTTGTCCACAATTCTATCTCAAAAGAAGACTGTTGAATAGATTGCAAAAAACAGCTTGTGTCgattagtttaaattaaagtttttaacaaatgtttagAGGAAATGATTTACATAAAGTAAAATGCTATGAGGTCTCGAACCGGTATGATTCACAAgaaactgatttttttgtctGACCGTTGATTATAAGCAGGGTTCAAGCTTTTATGTTTGGAGTAGAGTCTCACATCTCAAATATCTGATTGGTAGATTCTGAGCTTAAACTTGAAATTGACCAGCCAACATTCTGAGACTGGTGTCGAAACTTGGAACCATGTCACAAAGGAAAGTTGGAGGAAAAAATTGAACAAATGgtgtttcaagaaaaatatttagactGAATCCATACATCTGTGCTAGATAGAAATACAACTAGTGAACTGGTACAAACTGCAGAAACTGTACAAGAACACCATAAAGAAAACTAAAATCAAATCTTACTTGACAAAAAATCTACTTTAACGTTTGCAAAATGGGCCAGAGTCTTAACTTATATTCGGGTTAAAAGCAAATCTGAATGTCAAAAGTTTATAGACATTTTTCTAAACTCGGAAGGCAAAGATTAGCTTCAATATAATGgaaagtcaaaataaaaacatgctttAGAATAtccaaacatttttaaatattttgatttctttatttttcagactGGTTGAAATCCTAAGCAGCCGGATGGAACGTTTCTCACTTCTTGTGCTCAATGGCAGTATTTACTGTTTCTGTCTTTACAGCATTAAAACTTTTATCATTTCTATGATGGTTTTgttcaaatttgtatcatttcaGCCTAAAGCTGGTAAGAGAGGTTTTAATAGGGCTCTCCATATTCTATTGACCAaatacctttgacctttgatgaacttaaatgtaatgaaatatattttacaaacacaGCAGTCCCTCTAGAAAGTGTCCCCTACTTTTTATCATCTCACATTTATGTGCCGGGTGCATATAGCGTTGCTGTTGTCCGTACGTCTGTATGTCCCGAAACTTTGCGTgcccaactcctcccacactattaaattgatttgcttcaaacttttacagataaacaagcttgatgtgcagatgataaaaattcggatttttttctgttacTATTTTACCGCAGTTTTTGCTATAAAGagtatagagaaaaatcttgtgtccaactcctcaaaaaCACTATTGATTAtgaaacactattgaaaggatatgcttgaaagtttcacagatgaaggaccgtcatatgaagatgaccataaataatggacttcTTTCTGTGGCTATTCagctcatctgtcacgtagttacaaggtgagcttttgtgatcgcccttcgtccgtcgtccctCCGTCGTCCACAAGATCTTATGAACaagataaagaccacattttgtaatcgaTTTTAATACAACTTGCAAATGACTTGTATTggaataatatctcggttccttttgaaaactggccagataccGTCAttggttcgagagttatggccccttaaagggccaaaatttgctattttggcttgtaaacacgatagagaccacatttcgcaattaattttaatcaaacttgcacgcaacttgtattggcatgatatctcggttcctttcgaaaactggtcagatcccatcttgggttccagagttatttactattttggcttttgacttcatttatggtttgatttgatgcaaacttgcaaaatatctttaacaacaatagatcttggattccatgatgattCCTTCAGATCCAAtcacaggttccagagttacagcccctcaCTGACCCCTGAAAGCGCCAAAATATGTTAAAcccgatagaagtgacattttacattcgattttaaccactaagacacacaacttaagtcacaataagatctcggttccttttgaaaaccggctagactccgtcatgggttctggagttactgcctCTAATTTCAACCATGGTCTTTTAGCCGATATCGGCACTAAGCAAATTATCGGCAATGAACATGCAAATAGCCGACATTGGCCCGATTAGGAGCCGTGTCAGCCCGATGCGACAGCTGATATCTGACTGATATAGAAATCCATATCGGCTCGACATCAGGCTCATGTCAAATGGTTGTTGggtataaacatttctttttcaccTGTCCGAACCAGCTagatgatttttttgtttttatttggttttgaatcacacagacacaatttagGGCATATGGTGGCTTCCAGCGTTTGATGGTAGAGAAAAATCCCAGGTGTCCCTCTAGAAATTATTTCAGGGTTTGGTAGAACCACTGCCCTTAGTAAGGCAGTTTGGTGGTTTCTTCACataaaaatcatctttaaaaCCAACATAGATGagagggcaagtgattctaagtcagcaaTCTTAGTCaatcggccaaggaggccccacGACCAGCCAGATGAGTTAACGTATAAAATAACCGGAAACCTGCGAGAGCTTGAACGTCAAGCcgaagggggtgggggtgggggtggggggagtgaCAGTAGTGAAAAATCACAGTTGTTGAACTATATCACTTAGCCACGGAATTACCGACGGTACGTACAACTCTGTTaattgtataaatatatttatttcactcaTTGTAATGTTTatacttttaaataatataaatgaagtGGAATGCGGCAAgaattttgtcttttaaaaataatgaatgcTATTCGGTCGTTGCTCTTAAATTAGCATAAATGGAAAAGAAGAACTAGGTCTGTTGAAGATAGCTACGTTCTCATTTTGGCCCATTAGTCTGATTATCAGATTCAGGTGCATCAGTTTCATGTTTTAACTTCCAACGAgataatttcaattttcattgttgttttttctgaATGTATAAACTCGTACACAGTTATCCTCAAAGCACCCCAGTATAATACGATTACTGTCAACACTTATCGACCACACACTTACTCCTATGTCAGACAAAATAGCTCTGTTCTTACTGTAGTCAGAAGCACATATTTGAAGAACATGTCCAGATGTAGTGCACACATATATGTTGTTTCTATCAGCTGTTATATCTTCTATACTGCCTTTCGGCAGTTCACCTGAACAAACGTAGAACCTTCTTTCTTTAGCAACAGTCTTTGGTGACTCCTTAACAAGATCAAAACAGAGCACTCTGTTACATTCTGCTATAATCATACTTTTGTCTTCAGTAATACGTACTGCCTGAGTATTGTTAAGAACAAGCGCCGATGAATTGAAACCCACAGACCTAAAATCTTGGATCACGTCAGTAATTTTTCCATTATATGCATCCCGTAATTCTACCTGAATAGTGTCATTTTTTGCGTTATTATTCTGACTAAAATCCTCGTCTGACATAATAGCAACAATATTGGTACCGTCAAACGCTATTCCATGATTGAAAAGTGCGGTTGGAAAGCCGCCTTCATACGAAATTGCGTTGCCTTTAACTAGGTAGCGGTTGATTCGCTTTAGGCGTTCAAAACTAACAGCAACCATATCACTTCTAATGACACACATTCGCACAGGTTTCCCAGGCAATCTCAAAATATCAAGAACTATGAAATCAGAAGAAAGTAGTTTAATATTTGAATTGTTCTTATCAATTAAAACAAGATGTCCTGTTTCTAGTATTACTGAGCCAATTATCGAACAAAGTTTTTTATCAGTATCTCCACGTACGTATACCTTCCTTTCATCAGTAATAAAACTTTCACCTACTAAGGGCAAGGAATTTAATGGTGTTTTAACTACTGTTGCCCCGATAGGCGAATTATTTTGATCTTTTTCTGGTATTTCATCACTTGTTTTCTCTGTTTGGCATTTAAAATCTTTAGCCTCGTTAGTTTCAGAATCTTTAGCCTCGTTAGTTTCAACGTGCATCACAGAAAGTGTTCCAAGTGATGAAACGCTGATGAAATTCAgattgctttcaaacttcagtTTCAAAGGCTTGTTCTTTGTTCTTTGAAGCTCATTTGCAAGTTCTTTATGGTTCATTACCCTCTCTGTCAATAAATGGGCCATAATTTTAGAACAATCGTTATCACCATATTTCATTGAAGCCTTTAACATGTCTTGACTTCTGGCATTGCTTCTCTCTATCTCATCAGCAGATTCAATGTCTTGATCAATTTCCAACACAGCAGCTTGCagtttttcatttgtttgtgCTCTGTATCGTACTTTAAGTTCTTCTAATGTATCAATATTTTGTTGAATTATTTCCTCTTGTTCACCTAAAATTCGAGTTTTATTCTGATACAAACTGGTCTTGTTTTCTTCCTTTTGTTTTCTTAAAGAAACCATTCTTTCTTTGACTTTAGCAAAACTTTCGCGAATATCGATTAAAGTTTTCTCTGCTTGCATTGTCTTTGCAATTTCATATACACTGTCACAGTTTCTGTGGGTATCAACCCGACATACTGTGCATACGCATACACCATGATCGTCACACCGATAAGCAATCTTCATTTCTCTATGAACCGGACATGTCATCATCTCATTCATTGCTTGTATAATCTCTATATTCTCTGGTATACTGTTTTGCTGAATTGAATGATTCCTTGTCGTTTTTGCTTTTCTGTGTTCAACTACACACTTCGAACACAGGCACTCGGCACAGGTTGAACAAAATCCCACCGCTTCTATTTCAGTCTCAACATATAAGCAAGGCTCACACAATACAGCTTTACAAGCCATTATTTCTTTTCTAGCTAGTTCAATTGCCAATTTCTTACAAATCCTTGCATATattcaacacacaaaaaaatattttctatattcgTTAGTTAGTCCTACATTGTGAACTTTACACTTGTGGAGCTACTACATCGTTTCGCCTGTTCATCTGTAAAGACGTTTACATGGGGATAAACAATGTCGTAAAAAAATGGTTGTTTACAAAAACCTATTCTCAATTTCGTCATTGTAAAATTCTTGAGAATTATACATATTTACACAATGCATATCTGGGTATGTTTTGGGGTAGTTTCAGGTATTTTGATGGGCCCGGAATACAGTTCGCATGCCTGACTGAATATTTAATTACGCTGCACTTCATATTATTTATCCCAGGTTTTATCAAGTAACTTCTGGGTAGCTCTTGATTTTAGCGCAAGTCATATGTGCATTTCTGTAAGAATGTAGACTGTTGTAATTTTAGAAAGCGGTATTACATAGCGACTAGCGTACTAGCTTCAGCACAGTTATCACACGAATGGATAAATTGGGGGCTCTTAAAGGGTATTTTATATATGGCAGgcgttatgtttttttttcttctttttttcgtCTCCTAATTTTAAGATGATTTGTATTAACTGGCTGTGAATGTGCTATGCAATTTTACGCCAGATAAAGATTGTGTTCTGTTCAGTATTATGgcaattatttaaacaaattttacgaTCGTTATCACGATACGTTGATAAGCATGTGTAGCCAACGGCAACTTCCAGGGCCGTAGCGAGCGACACAGTTTTACCGAGGTAAATGAGAGTGCGCATTAGTTTGTGGTTATTAGGGAATTTCAATGGCGGAATGGCCCAACCCTCCCTACCGTAGGAAAGGGTTTGGGTGACCTCCCCCGAGAAAGGTTTGTTTATGAACTGAAATATTGCGTTCTGGTGCAGTctatatgtatgtacatgtataacactCTTCTTGACGCAGCTCCTGGTTTATCTCATCTTGTAAAAATATCCGAAGATCATTTTCCCTACGACCAAAATTCCATCTTAAAAGTTGCAATGTTACAACACATTAAATAACTATTcctctttattctatataaaactgacatatttccaatggctgcagcacacatcaggacccattttttaaatgtcagtaacttatattttttaaagaatattgtcagtgctgaataaaaatcaaaagaaaagtgtggggtcatgtttgatgcaagaaaaatattttcagtctgcaAAATCAGCTACAgttgagaccccaaattgtaatggtggtgtatgatctaagtatccatgacaaattctgtcatattattatttcattatgaaaatgctacctacatgtcaagcatagatctgtcatgtgatttcaacaaaaatgtgcaaaggaaataaggaaatatttgatataaagcAATTTTTAttgcgccattttcctatttagtgtctatATTCGTAACAACAGACGTCATgatgttatttgaatatccatatAAAAATGTTCCGAAGACGCCGTAGAAAATAAGAGACCtttcaaaaatttagaaataactgcatacatattcaaaaatgttaatttctttaGACATTGCCTGAAATAACCACTATTTTGTATGATGATAAGTTGAATTTTTTATCCGAGTTTTGTTAATGTAACATAAATGATATTCATTGTAGTCTATACATCTAGGATAGGTCCAAATAACTGATACGGTGTGTTAACTAATATATTCATAGGTTTTAACATACATAAGCAGATATCAGAATTATAAATTAATTTCCTTTGTGGCTataatagaaatgaaaaaatattaacaaaccCTTTTTTTTACCGCGACCCATTTACATGTCCTGGAACAGACAGGTACTGGCCATTATCAGATTATTGTTTTGGTGTTTCATGCATGTATAAAGCCTGCAAAATAATGCAGTTATTCGACATAAAGCCCATTCGGGTTTTGATGTGGAAAACACAAGGTCAAATGTCCAGCATGGCTTACACGTGCATTGAAaccagaaacaaaaaaataataattatacatttaattacaaGTAAAGCAATCTTTATGGCCATGAACTTTATAATTCCAAATATTTCAGCGATAAATCagctattaatttttttttctcttggtATCAAAGCTTTAAAACACAACTTTTCATCAATTTTTGAATCTCAACCTTACTCTTACGAACTGTATGTAAGATCTGAAAtgtaatatttaagaaaatgcaaGTTTTTCTGTTTcgaagatatttttatttttctacattttacacATTTAATTTGAGAGAATAAATGTAAAGTTATTTGACAGATTCAATGTTTAAAATTcttgcgatttttttttcattaaaacatttccgTTGtgatgaaaatcaatttatacaccACCGTGTGATCGAAAACTGACCAGTGAAAGGCCATGTTATAACTCTACAAGCTACCATGTTTACGGACGGCATTTTGACAATAAGCTTTTTAGTATGATACAGATCATCAGTATGAATACTGAAACATATCATCCCCGAACACTTTGCCAGTGCGATGTCCGGTCCAGTCCAATCTCTGAAGCACTTCTTATGGTGTTATGTGCGACTCGTTTTCTTTTCTATGTCAGCCAATTAAATTGGTTTTCAGCCATTGTGCTACGCTGTCAAACATTTAACTAATAACGTCTCATGCACGAGTCATGATGAAAGTAATTAACTTATTCCTGCCGCAATACCGACAGTGCAAGACCCATAACCACAGTGAGACAAAGGCAAAATATTTTGGagtaacataataataataataataataatgataataataataacatctttatttatagaaggtagcacatgaagttatagatcagtacaaagtacaaatgatacatcttaattttaaatgtggccttctgaaaaacaacaacaacaaaatacaatttacactatattattaacaattatttttactcttaagcttaaaaatccataaaatttaGAATAAAAGCGCAATGACCCTTAGACAGTTGCCAAATACTTTTATGTTGAATTTAGGGCACAGTTCTCCAGGACAATACTCCATCCCATCACTCCTGCCCATGTCCACCCGTTGCACTGTTTGACAAAAGCGAAAAAAACACCCCTTTTGGTTTATCTGATAAAAACTTTAACACTGCACCATTTGttattaactgaaaaataaaacttttaaggtGGTTAAGTATCCGTTTTACAATACTTAATAGTCTTGTCAATCAGCTTAATCCTATGGAAGTGGGAATTTATGAGAATTTTTATCATAAGAAATTACTCACAAAATAGTTGGAAAACATTCGAAATGCATGCACAATTTAGCTATGAAGACATTTCTGTGGAGCATGCTTACCGCCTCCCTTTACCCTGGGGACTAACTACAGTAAACAAACGGACCTGAGTATGGAAATGATGATTGGAGAAGTGATAATTTCCAGACGGGATCCGGATGTTGCAGGAGTTAAGATTATATTTGGGGAAAAGCTTTCTTGGTGGGTTTAGATAAGCGTTATTTTATCACATATATAAACTATGAGAAGTGATATCTACATTATTGGCTGGCCTTTTCGGATGTTGCCGATAAAATATTGAACACTCAAGGAATTAACTGAATTTCAATCAGATATAGAGTAGGCTAAGGATTAGATAAATGAATTTAGTCAATACTTTCAACTCTGAATTACACGTGCCAACCGCTGTAAATAATTGATATGTTTTGGATTATTTACCCACTGACTCCATGTCACATACGTCACAAAGTTATTCCGTTGTATCGTAATACAATAGATCTATGTTACTGGCTGCTCCCTATTTTCTAGAACAAAATTATTCGAAATTTAAGTTTGAATATATTCTACTCAGCTGAAACTGGGTTTCTACCGCCGGTACGTGATTTGGGTGACATACACATTTAATTGTTAATTCAGGACATGGATTCTATCAATTGAATATAAAGTTCTCTGTTAAATCAATAAAATTAATGGGGAAgagggagtggggggggggggggggggggggggggttggccCGTTGACGGGGACACTTTTGCTGGATCTCTCAAGGacctctcagatttgttcaaatgggggcacttgaaatgttttatatgttttagcTCACAGGAGCACAAATTGCTCAggatgagttattgtgatcaccctATGTCCATCATTGCTGTGCGTCATCAAAAATTCGAATCTGGCaaattgggtcaactggggtcaagaactaggccaCAAGATCAATTAATTGGAAAACCATGTAAGCAGgcgagaggccacattttctacctcacATTTATGAAACTGTTAGATTCTTTTTTCTATGAAATCTATGCAAAAGTTCAAAACTGTGTTAcctgagataaaaaaaactaggtcaccaggtcaaataggaaaaccttgttaacactctatagaggccacatCTTCTGTTTGATCTTATATTCCTAAGACTTTCTCAGAATggttgtctctataaaatctaggtcatcttTAAATCTGGGTTACTAGAGATCAAAAGGTAGGACACTAGGTTAAATTTTTCAACAccctaaaggccacattttctgtttgatcttcttgAAAGTGTCTTAGAATGTTtctctctatgaaatctagaGTTTAAATCTGGTGTGAAGAACTAAGTCAGTAAGTCAAATCATAGAACAACCTTCTTAACACTCCAAGaaacacattttctatttgattaggtcaataggtcgaatcatagaaaaaaaagtgttaacattctagaggccacatttttacttgattttcataaaacttcgacagaatgtttgtctctataaaatctaggtcaagtttgactctGGATTAAATTATTcaggtaaaaactaggtcactgggacAATTGATAGAAAGACATTGTAAAAACTCTTTAAGGGGACGCAGACTtcagtgggtggggtatgataaaatatatctacaaaaaagtacaaagtttctGTACATgaaatgaattttgtttaaactgttggAAAAACACAAAGgaatgctcactaaaataaagatggaaaaaaaaactcaaataagaaagttattgttgaatttcATACGACTCATTGTGAACATTCAGAGTCAACAATTAATCATTTTTTTGCGTGAAGGTAATAACACTTACCTTGTCCAAgcatttatcaatatcctacaggttctaatttaaagaaaaaagtgaaataagttaactacctttattttcattttgcataggTAAGCTTAAACACAGTATTTAGTTTGTTAGTAGTGCATGTGAAAAGAAAACGATTATGG
This is a stretch of genomic DNA from Mercenaria mercenaria strain notata unplaced genomic scaffold, MADL_Memer_1 contig_3413, whole genome shotgun sequence. It encodes these proteins:
- the LOC123533224 gene encoding uncharacterized protein LOC123533224, giving the protein MACKAVLCEPCLYVETEIEAVGFCSTCAECLCSKCVVEHRKAKTTRNHSIQQNSIPENIEIIQAMNEMMTCPVHREMKIAYRCDDHGVCVCTVCRVDTHRNCDSVYEIAKTMQAEKTLIDIRESFAKVKERMVSLRKQKEENKTSLYQNKTRILGEQEEIIQQNIDTLEELKVRYRAQTNEKLQAAVLEIDQDIESADEIERSNARSQDMLKASMKYGDNDCSKIMAHLLTERVMNHKELANELQRTKNKPLKLKFESNLNFISVSSLGTLSVMHVETNEAKDSETNEAKDFKCQTEKTSDEIPEKDQNNSPIGATVVKTPLNSLPLVGESFITDERKVYVRGDTDKKLCSIIGSVILETGHLVLIDKNNSNIKLLSSDFIVLDILRLPGKPVRMCVIRSDMVAVSFERLKRINRYLVKGNAISYEGGFPTALFNHGIAFDGTNIVAIMSDEDFSQNNNAKNDTIQVELRDAYNGKITDVIQDFRSVGFNSSALVLNNTQAVRITEDKSMIIAECNRVLCFDLVKESPKTVAKERRFYVCSGELPKGSIEDITADRNNIYVCTTSGHVLQICASDYSKNRAILSDIGVSVWSISVDSNRIILGCFEDNCVRVYTFRKNNNEN